The genome window AGAAAGATGTTACTGCGAACATGAGAGCCATTttggttgattggttagttGAGGTAGCTTTGGAGTACAAGCTTCATTCTGACACCTTGTATCTCACGGTGTCGTACATCGATAGATACTTATCGGTTAATGTTCTGAATAGGAAGAAGCTTCAGCTTCTTGGCGTCTCTTCGATGCTGATTGCTTCGTAAGCATCTGGTTTCTGTCTATTAATAGTATGTTCTAAGGATGATATTATGCTTCTTTATTCTAATGGATGTATGTTTCGGTTCATGAATAGAAAGTATGAAGAAATCAATCCACCACatgttgatgatttttgtgaTATCACTGATAATACGTACTCTAGAGAAGAGGTTGTGAAAATGGAGGCTGATGTTCTcaaatctctgaagtttgaaaTGGGGAATCCTACTGTGAAAACATTTCTACGGTGCGTGCATTATTAGCAAACTAATTTTGTAATAAGAATGTTTACACTTAATTTGGCTAACATTTTGTAGAAAAAATTCTTGTTATTTGTTTTTGCAGAAAATATAACAGTGTTGCCCAAGAAACTCAGAAAGTAAGTAGTTCTTGCTCACTTCTATGTTTGATGCACATTATTGATGATgttatcttttaatttgtacttACATCTACTTCTCATCTCCCTCAGACTCCAAGTTTAAAGTTGCAGTTCTTGGGTTATTACCTGGCTGAACTAAGTCTTCTGGACTATGAATGCATCAAGTTCTTACCTTCTTTGGTGGCGGCATCAGTTATTTTTCTTGCTAAGATCACCATTGATTCAAAAATGCATCCTTGGGTATAAAACCTAACTATTTATTTTAACATATTGGTATAGGTGTACCTATAACTAATAAGAAAGTAACTATGTGCAATGCTAAAAATCATAACACTTTTATACTCTATTAGCTATATCAAGTTAACTCATTTGTTCTAAACATGTTGCAGACTTCAGCTTTGCAGCAATACTCTGGTTATAGGCCATCAGATTTGAAAGAATGCGTACTTATCATACAAGATTTGCAGTTGAGGAAAAGAGGGAGCTCCTTGACAGCAATTAGAGAAAAATATGCTCATCATGAGGTATGAGTGTGGCAATTTGTCTTTGATTTCTCTTTCTATCTCTCTAGATATATGAAGATGGAGATTTGATTCACTTTGCATTTGGTTGAAACAGCTAAAGAATGTTTCGGAGCTAACTAGTCCAGAAATTCCAGTTTGCTTCTTTGCTGATATCAAAGAATATTATTGAAGAACAGTCCTTGTGGATGCACTTGCAGTACGATCATCCAACTTGAGTAATTTCTGATCCTATGGATTAAGCTGCTCACTGGGGAATGTTCGAGAATTTTCAATATAGGTAGTTGCATCAGTGCTAGTACACTGTTGTATGTTACTTTACGATACAACTGATACATGAGGTGATTACGTGAATATTACATTGGATTCATTCAAGATCAAATATATCATAGAACTTTTAGAAGCCTTTTCAATATATAGCCTTGCttagttaaataattatatgattttatgtAGAAGTTTTGAATTGCCATGAAATCTCAATGAATGTCTTGGTTTCTTTAAAAGAACATAGGCAGATCTGTATTTTTTCTGCATTTGAATGAAGAATTAGTATGGCTTGTTTCTCCAACTAAATTTGGTAAATGCAATAGACATGTTGACTCTTATAATGTAAACATAAAGTATGAGCGGGGCTTTAGCTGTTTACCTTTTTTTTCTTCCCTCTATTCTTAGCAGCTGGGGTAATTGTAACAGAGATATTAGATATACATTCTGTAGTGAATAGTGATATAATTAAGGTTCTTAGCAGCATACTAGCAGTCTTGCAGATTATTTATTTGTCGAGCAATAAGTGAAGTTAGGTATGTTTGAAGCAGAATATAAGCTGCTACCATAGTAATAGCTCTTTTCAGCTATTACTATGGTAGCAGCTTATATTCTTCAGAGTTGCGGTAGCTAGTAAGGTCCATGtagatttattttgaatatttttggggggatatatattatattattatgtttcGTTTGAGTTGCCGAACATATAGCATATTTAAAATTCCAACCATAGTAATTCAGTGACTCTTAAGTTGTGTTCACTCAGATGTAATGAAATGGATAATGgattgaaaaattataaaggaTTTATGGATAAATAAGAATGTATGAGAAAATAGTGACTAAATAGTAAATATGAGTgagtttaaatattttatgatgaAGAATGTAAGGAAGCATGATGAAGAAGTAGAATGAGCATTCTTTTCAAAACATGCGGGGTTAGATTTATAGTTCAATAGTTTGGAATGAAATGATTGTAGgaattaaattatatacatttcttCAATCACCCTTGatttagagtacaaatttcatttcattcttccCCATTCAATTCCATTCAAATGAACATAGCCTAAAGGTCTCAACACATCAGCAGCGGATGTTATCGCTGTCTGTTCCATGTGAGCACTAGCACTGAGCAGGGCTATATCATACACATTTTACTAGCTTATTACTACATACTACCATTCATACTCTCTTACACGATGTTGAGTTGAGATTGGTATGTAATTAGTTCAAAAGATTGGCATCAAACAGGAAATTATAGAAAGTTTAGATGGTACTACACTTCTTTCCTTTCTCTAAAACAAAACTTTAGTTATTGCTGTAGAGATGTTGTTAATGGCTGGTTAATGCAAAAGAGAAGCGCCACTGTGTAGTGAGTATAACTGAGGCTGTTAGCTCTTCTCTACCAGTCTAGCCCTAGTCTATTGTTTGGCGTGAGTATGTGGTGTGTTTGAAGCAGCACAGCTATTATGCTAGCAGGCAGCATCCTCTGTATTCATCGGATTAGGTGTATGGTTTATTGCACgtaaatcttgtaatataaAATCTAACAAGACATGTACATATCTATACCATAGTCTATAGCAGACCCCTGTATATTGTGGGACAAGATAAATTCAAAggataaatctttttttaacaaaataattatacagTAATTAATAGTCATGATGTCGTACTTGGTTTGTTTAGTGCTTGTGCCTTGTGGGTAGGATTACAACAACGTCTGATATCGTGTACATTCTCTCCCAGTTACTATGTAGCTAGCTGTTCCATACCTGATCTTCTGTGCTTCCTTCCGATCGCGAGGTAATAGGCCCTTCACGAAATGTCCTGATCAGAGCCATCCAATCCATTCCTTGATATATTGCTTCTTATACTGAAGAAGTCATAACTTAAGTTCTTTTAAATAGATAGATCCTCTAAGGCTCTATGTTTCTACCGAGGCCAGTCGAGACAAAATATCTGTCCGATTCTTGTTCTCTCTACTAATATCAATAGCACGTAATTCAAGACTCAGATGACAAGGAATTATCATGTAACTTAGTTGCATAGGCTTTCGTTCAAGAGTTTCTCTACTCATATTCCTCCGAGAAGTGTTTCACTATCAACAGAGTCGTTAAATGCCTTTTAAGTACCTGACTTCCAAGTTTAGAGCTAACTTTGCGCCAGCGAGTAATGCTTCATATTCGGTTTAATTTCATACTAGCAAGTAATGCTTCATACTCGGTTTCGTTGTTGATGAGAGGAATATGAACTTATGACGTAGTATAGTatgagttttgaaatgtaataacaaaatatatatcattgaaTATACGTGTAGAAAAAGAGATCAGTAGAATTATATGAGTGAAAAATGATACTTAGTACTATAGTCGAAATGAGGTGAAGGAAATTTAAGTCACTGTTAAGCATGGACCTTCAAAGTTTCATGTGCCTAATTCTGGCACCTGAAAGTTATTGCTTTCTCATCCATAGCTTGGCACTGAAAGGAGCTGTCGAATTCAATTTACCACAGCAGTTCACTGTTGTATACCATTCATACCCTGTCTTACAAAATGTTACAAAGGTCAAACCGATATCACCACGAGTGCATAAAATAAAGCTCGAAGAAGGAATCACAGAACAGATACATTATAGTGGAGTTTCGAGTCGCATACTCTAATTGCCTGCAAATTTCCTCTCTCCGGTCTGGCTTCCTGGCACTTGTGGTTCACATATtcatatcaaatattaaaaagaaacagAATAGAAATTACTCTGGTTGATGAAAAGCAATGaaacatatatcatcatcaCAACATCACTACATTGTTGTAGACACCAGCTAGCTTAACATAAAAGGACAGAAAGAtaagaaaaaaacaaaacaaaaccacAACAGTTTTGTCAACAAGCTGACACTTTTTATGGTTTCTATTTATTAATCGAACCACCAAAGCAAAGAGGCCTTCCAACCAAATA of Daucus carota subsp. sativus chromosome 3, DH1 v3.0, whole genome shotgun sequence contains these proteins:
- the LOC108213315 gene encoding G2/mitotic-specific cyclin C13-1, yielding MTGQENCIRATRQATKRAASAMSVLASQQPFTKKRSVLGEISSNVVAAPKKSECGASKRVKKAVVTKKTDDAFGSSIDVDGDSNDPQMCAAYASDIYQYLRNMEIETKRRPLANYIEKVQKDVTANMRAILVDWLVEVALEYKLHSDTLYLTVSYIDRYLSVNVLNRKKLQLLGVSSMLIASKYEEINPPHVDDFCDITDNTYSREEVVKMEADVLKSLKFEMGNPTVKTFLRKYNSVAQETQKTPSLKLQFLGYYLAELSLLDYECIKFLPSLVAASVIFLAKITIDSKMHPWTSALQQYSGYRPSDLKECVLIIQDLQLRKRGSSLTAIREKYAHHELKNVSELTSPEIPVCFFADIKEYY